One part of the Arabidopsis thaliana chromosome 1 sequence genome encodes these proteins:
- a CDS encoding Defensin-like (DEFL) family protein (Defensin-like (DEFL) family protein; LOCATED IN: endomembrane system; BEST Arabidopsis thaliana protein match is: Defensin-like (DEFL) family protein (TAIR:AT1G68905.1); Has 35333 Blast hits to 34131 proteins in 2444 species: Archae - 798; Bacteria - 22429; Metazoa - 974; Fungi - 991; Plants - 531; Viruses - 0; Other Eukaryotes - 9610 (source: NCBI BLink).) has translation MEKTSLKLVFLFSLTVIALCLSLSAAREMAKEEVNCIGGHCPDGKKDCNCLPLIAPTMDIYETNESCRTDNECIKYCPKGCKIVDCNFGTCLCEYC, from the exons ATGGAGAAAACGTCTCTCAAGCTTGTCTTCTTGTTCTCCCTCACAGTCATAGCATTGT GTTTGTCTTTGAGTGCCGCGAGAGAGATGGCGAAAGAAGAAGTGAATTGCATAGGCGGCCATTGTCCTGATGGAAAGAAGGACTGTAACTGCTTGCCTCTTATAGCACCAACAATGGACATATATGAGACCAATGAGTCTTGCCGCACAGATAACGAATGCATCAAGTACTGTCCTAAGGGCTGCAAGATTGTTGACTGTAATTTTGGAACCTGTTTGTGTGAGTACTGTTAA